Proteins from a single region of Runella sp. SP2:
- a CDS encoding YgiQ family radical SAM protein: MIERPITDWLPITKKEVEKRGWDEVDVVIVSGDAYVDHPAFGTAVIGRIIESEGFRVAIVAQPNWKDDLRDFKKFGRPKYFFGVTAGCMDSMVNHYTANKRLRSNDSYTPGGEAGFRPDYATTVYSKILKELYPDVPVLIGGIEASLRRVTHYDYWQDRLMPTILADSQADLLVYGMGEQPLREILRRLKDGYDFSGLHDIHQVAYLQKASDELPKWNEWETVELASHEVCLQDKIKYAANFKIVEVESNKWQANRITQLVGEDVLVINPPFKVMTETEIDASFDLPYTRLPHPKYKNRGPIPAYDMIKFSINMHRGCFGGCSFCTISAHQGKFIASRSEKSILKEVDEVTKHPEFKGYLSDLGGPSANMYRMKGKDESICARCTSPSCIHPVICSNLDTSHKPITELYRKVDEHPNIKKAFVGSGIRYDLLVDDFNKNNKDGNHDEYMEQLITRHVSGRLKVAPEHTSDDTLRVMRKPSFKYFKLFKKKYDQISDKHNLKQPLIPYFISSHPGCEEVDMANLAAETKDLGFRLEQVQDFTPTPMTVAEVIYYTGVHPYTLKPVFTAKTREEKQNQNRFFFWYKPEFRDLIRNRLNKLKRPDLANRLLGGGNAKKK, encoded by the coding sequence ATGATAGAAAGACCGATAACCGATTGGTTGCCCATTACCAAGAAAGAGGTTGAAAAACGGGGCTGGGACGAAGTGGATGTCGTCATTGTATCGGGAGATGCGTACGTTGACCATCCTGCTTTTGGAACAGCAGTGATTGGCCGAATCATCGAAAGTGAAGGCTTTCGGGTAGCGATTGTGGCACAGCCCAACTGGAAAGACGATTTGCGCGATTTTAAGAAATTCGGACGCCCTAAGTACTTTTTTGGCGTTACGGCGGGTTGTATGGATTCGATGGTAAACCACTACACGGCTAATAAGCGTCTTCGCTCAAACGACTCATACACGCCTGGGGGTGAAGCGGGGTTTCGTCCCGATTATGCCACGACCGTTTATTCCAAAATATTAAAAGAACTCTATCCCGATGTTCCTGTACTTATCGGAGGGATTGAAGCGTCACTTCGTCGCGTAACGCATTATGATTACTGGCAAGACCGTTTGATGCCAACAATTTTGGCCGATTCACAAGCCGATTTGTTGGTTTATGGGATGGGAGAACAGCCTTTGCGCGAGATTTTGCGTCGTTTGAAAGACGGATACGATTTTTCGGGATTACACGATATTCACCAAGTCGCTTATTTGCAAAAAGCATCCGACGAATTGCCTAAGTGGAACGAATGGGAAACGGTCGAGCTGGCGAGCCATGAAGTGTGTTTGCAGGATAAAATCAAGTACGCGGCTAACTTTAAAATTGTAGAAGTAGAGTCAAATAAGTGGCAGGCCAATCGGATTACGCAATTGGTAGGAGAGGACGTATTGGTCATTAATCCACCTTTTAAGGTAATGACCGAAACTGAAATCGACGCTTCATTTGATTTGCCATACACGCGCTTGCCGCACCCAAAATATAAAAACCGTGGGCCGATACCTGCCTACGACATGATTAAGTTTTCGATAAACATGCACCGTGGGTGCTTTGGAGGTTGTAGCTTTTGTACTATTTCGGCGCACCAAGGGAAGTTTATCGCATCGCGAAGCGAAAAGTCGATTTTGAAAGAGGTGGATGAAGTAACGAAACATCCCGAGTTTAAGGGCTATCTCTCGGATTTGGGCGGCCCCTCGGCAAATATGTATCGAATGAAAGGTAAAGACGAGTCGATTTGTGCGCGCTGTACAAGTCCAAGCTGTATTCACCCTGTCATTTGTTCCAACTTGGATACGTCTCATAAGCCCATTACAGAACTTTACCGCAAGGTGGATGAGCATCCAAACATTAAAAAAGCGTTTGTTGGCTCTGGGATTCGGTACGATTTGTTGGTGGATGATTTCAACAAAAACAACAAGGACGGCAATCACGATGAGTACATGGAGCAGTTGATTACGCGCCATGTATCGGGTCGATTAAAAGTAGCGCCCGAACATACCTCTGACGATACGCTTCGAGTTATGCGGAAACCATCGTTTAAGTATTTCAAACTTTTCAAGAAAAAGTACGACCAGATTTCGGACAAACACAACCTCAAACAACCGTTGATTCCGTACTTTATTTCATCGCACCCAGGTTGCGAAGAGGTAGATATGGCCAACTTGGCAGCAGAAACCAAGGATTTGGGCTTCCGTTTAGAACAAGTGCAAGATTTTACCCCAACGCCCATGACTGTTGCGGAAGTAATTTATTACACGGGAGTGCATCCCTACACGTTGAAGCCAGTTTTTACGGCTAAAACCCGCGAAGAGAAGCAGAACCAAAACCGTTTCTTTTTCTGGTACAAACCCGAATTTAGGGATTTGATTCGTAACCGTTTGAATAAGCTCAAGCGTCCTGACTTGGCCAACCGCCTTTTGGGGGGAGGAAATGCTAAAAAGAAATAA
- a CDS encoding DUF3857 domain-containing protein, which produces METTLIPSRMMRFALVNFKVSFHFFFFALLATHLSAVAQPKVNLSQLKAKFPNDEMAYLNRSEKVAIEVVNGELQIDVFHQEDRVFLDKRASVFADERIYFSEAFQEIKDLDAVSYIPEKSGYNRTPVTDIKTERPSPGGGIFFDDMQVKKFTFPGAKEGGIGTVSYTERVKSPYMLSGFVFGNYVPVINSEFSVSFPASVKVSYKTYGDMKGIVFAKTTQNGKTVYTWKAQNLKASPLETESLSLRHYVPQVFLFIESYTANGQTKEVLGDVQKLFNYYKSLVKDLNKQPSSQLKALTDSLTRGKSEVEKIRSVYYWVQDHVKYIAFEEGLGGFIPRQANDVCQKRYGDCKDMASLTSSMLNLAGIPSYLVWIGTRDIPYKYAENPSMSVDNHMIAAVKWQGKWQFLDATDDRIDFGLPTSHIQGKEALIMTSEDKYEIVPVPVVPANQNTKVDSMILSIDGKTLKGNGTLTFQGLWKTSLKSAVQYRSEPQRDEYYKNVLSRGSNKCALLKNVVTGLQDRDVPVRLQYAFSVPDYVQEAAGELFINPHLTRPWADKRMEESRKNDWKHEFTHIEDMVTILPVPKGYTVTNLPTNASFSHPDFGFKLSYEQKNDQIVVRSQWTLNSLLVKKSSFPEWNKMVAALNEAYSEVISLKKG; this is translated from the coding sequence TTGGAAACTACACTAATTCCTTCTCGTATGATGCGCTTTGCGTTGGTGAATTTCAAGGTTTCGTTTCATTTTTTCTTTTTTGCCCTGCTCGCCACTCATCTTTCGGCAGTGGCTCAACCTAAGGTCAACTTGTCGCAACTGAAAGCGAAGTTTCCCAATGATGAAATGGCGTACCTCAATCGCTCCGAAAAAGTAGCCATCGAGGTTGTGAATGGGGAACTTCAAATCGACGTGTTTCACCAAGAAGACCGCGTGTTTTTGGACAAACGGGCCAGTGTTTTTGCCGACGAACGTATTTACTTTTCTGAAGCTTTTCAGGAAATCAAAGACCTTGATGCGGTCTCATACATTCCCGAAAAATCGGGCTATAATCGTACGCCCGTCACCGACATCAAAACCGAGCGCCCTAGCCCAGGGGGAGGAATATTTTTTGACGATATGCAGGTTAAAAAATTCACCTTTCCAGGCGCCAAAGAAGGAGGCATTGGCACCGTTTCCTATACCGAAAGAGTCAAAAGCCCCTATATGCTTTCGGGTTTTGTTTTTGGGAATTATGTACCTGTTATCAACAGTGAATTCTCGGTTTCGTTTCCCGCTTCCGTCAAGGTTTCCTACAAAACCTACGGCGATATGAAGGGGATTGTTTTTGCCAAAACAACCCAAAATGGCAAAACGGTTTATACGTGGAAAGCACAAAATTTAAAAGCGTCGCCTCTGGAAACGGAATCGCTTTCGTTACGCCATTATGTGCCACAAGTGTTTTTATTTATCGAAAGTTATACGGCCAACGGACAAACGAAGGAGGTATTGGGCGACGTCCAAAAGCTGTTTAATTATTACAAAAGCTTGGTCAAAGACCTTAACAAGCAGCCCAGTTCGCAGCTCAAAGCCCTTACGGATTCATTGACGCGGGGCAAAAGCGAAGTAGAGAAAATTCGGTCGGTTTATTATTGGGTACAAGACCACGTCAAATACATTGCCTTTGAAGAAGGGCTTGGCGGGTTTATTCCTCGTCAGGCCAACGATGTTTGTCAAAAACGCTACGGTGATTGTAAAGACATGGCCAGTCTTACTTCGTCGATGCTCAATTTGGCAGGTATTCCGTCGTATTTGGTGTGGATTGGAACGCGTGACATTCCCTACAAATATGCCGAAAATCCTTCCATGAGCGTGGATAACCACATGATTGCGGCGGTAAAGTGGCAAGGAAAATGGCAATTTTTGGACGCAACCGACGACCGCATCGACTTCGGACTTCCGACCTCGCACATCCAAGGCAAAGAAGCCTTGATAATGACATCGGAAGACAAGTATGAAATCGTTCCTGTGCCCGTTGTTCCTGCCAATCAAAATACCAAAGTGGATTCAATGATACTTTCGATTGATGGAAAAACATTGAAGGGAAACGGCACCTTAACTTTTCAAGGACTATGGAAAACATCGCTCAAATCGGCCGTGCAGTACCGTTCGGAGCCACAACGCGACGAATACTACAAAAATGTACTTAGTCGAGGTTCTAACAAATGTGCCTTGTTAAAAAATGTAGTCACAGGACTTCAAGATCGTGACGTACCTGTACGGCTCCAATACGCGTTTTCAGTACCCGACTACGTTCAGGAAGCGGCAGGGGAGCTTTTTATTAATCCTCATTTGACGCGCCCATGGGCTGATAAACGAATGGAAGAAAGCCGCAAAAATGACTGGAAACACGAGTTTACGCACATCGAAGACATGGTAACGATTCTGCCTGTTCCAAAAGGATATACCGTCACCAACCTTCCTACCAATGCGTCGTTTTCGCACCCTGACTTTGGGTTTAAGCTGAGCTATGAACAAAAAAATGACCAAATCGTGGTTCGCAGTCAATGGACGTTGAACTCGCTTTTGGTCAAAAAATCAAGTTTCCCTGAATGGAATAAAATGGTTGCTGCCCTCAACGAAGCCTACAGCGAAGTGATTTCGTTGAAGAAGGGCTAA
- a CDS encoding alpha/beta hydrolase produces MSNRNASLALELTTTVDDERPVFISGNFCEWYPDIERYQMQKIGAGKYHFQFPPDFHFEQPLEYKYTRGGWDQVELDAFGEAPQNRRIKGKNTTQKDFVPHWRRNGRAFDETYVPTIQTVAEDFEIPQLGKKRRIRILLPHDYSTSTKRYPVLYLQDGQNLFGDGSIFGNWEIDKRMAVLAEQNKGGIIIVAIDHGDEDRLHEFAPYTHPKFGKGAGKKYANFIVRTLKPYIDKNYRTRTERQFTGIGGSSMGGLISIYAGLMYPETLGRLMIFSPSLWVSDKIYFDSIEFFNPLETKIYVYAGGKEGRYMIPSVERLKEAIERQGWNNERLQFKLSLDPAGEHTEMRWGKEFPKAVEWLFG; encoded by the coding sequence ATGAGTAACCGTAATGCGTCTTTGGCGCTTGAGTTGACAACGACTGTTGACGACGAGCGTCCTGTATTTATTTCTGGTAATTTTTGTGAGTGGTATCCTGATATTGAACGGTATCAGATGCAAAAGATAGGAGCAGGAAAGTATCATTTTCAATTTCCCCCCGATTTTCATTTTGAACAACCTCTTGAGTACAAATATACCCGCGGAGGCTGGGATCAAGTAGAGCTGGATGCCTTTGGCGAAGCCCCCCAAAATCGCCGTATTAAAGGTAAAAATACTACCCAAAAGGATTTTGTGCCCCACTGGCGTCGTAATGGCCGCGCGTTTGACGAGACGTACGTACCCACGATTCAGACCGTAGCGGAAGATTTTGAAATACCTCAGCTGGGTAAAAAGCGCCGTATTCGTATTCTTCTCCCGCACGATTACAGTACTTCTACCAAACGATACCCTGTATTGTACCTTCAAGATGGGCAGAACCTCTTTGGTGATGGTTCTATTTTTGGAAATTGGGAAATAGATAAACGCATGGCGGTACTGGCCGAGCAAAACAAAGGCGGTATCATCATTGTGGCCATTGACCACGGAGATGAAGACCGTTTGCACGAATTTGCACCCTACACGCATCCAAAATTTGGCAAAGGAGCGGGGAAAAAGTACGCAAACTTCATCGTTCGTACCCTTAAACCGTACATTGATAAAAATTATCGTACCCGCACCGAGCGCCAATTTACGGGCATCGGCGGCAGTTCAATGGGAGGCTTAATAAGCATATATGCAGGCTTAATGTATCCCGAAACGCTAGGCCGTCTTATGATTTTTTCGCCGTCGCTTTGGGTTTCGGACAAAATCTATTTTGATTCCATCGAATTCTTTAACCCTCTGGAAACCAAAATCTACGTCTATGCAGGAGGGAAAGAAGGACGCTACATGATTCCGAGTGTAGAGCGGCTGAAAGAGGCGATTGAACGACAAGGATGGAACAACGAACGACTTCAATTTAAACTATCGCTCGACCCCGCTGGCGAGCATACCGAAATGCGCTGGGGTAAAGAGTTTCCGAAGGCCGTGGAGTGGCTCTTTGGCTGA
- a CDS encoding ELWxxDGT repeat protein, translating into MLVVRKTILWGLLLLVSSVYAQYPLLLKDINLQADPLATSATLGSDPRFLTNHNGILYFTAKQNGSTVGLWKSSGRNATTAKVLDLPGTAYSLTSVGTSLYFVADQTGYGYELWKSNGTAAGTIRVKDINDGPLGSMPSGLTNVNGTLYFVATTAGTGSELWKSGGTDATTVIVRDIVTGAGSSNPQQLTNVNGTLYFVANDGVNGYELWKTNGTAAGTTLVKDINAGIASSNPQYLTNVNGTLYFTATNGTNGFELWKSDGTAAGTVQVRDIWSGSMSGMPHYLTVLNGTLYFAANDGQTGIELWKSNGTAAGTVLAVDIQTGSGSSDPRNLKALNGLLYFSATNGEAGQELWRSDGTAAGTKMVKNIRVGGEGSNSTPSMFNLRKGIVYFTAYDDFAGRELWQTDGTETATNVLELYSGTTGSGISNLTVLGDTLFFTADDGKKGSEIWKIEACMPLRMASDTTICHTGPLSLPAQVANYGSFTTPIWRKGSYDGPIVTNPTNVRLDSTVTTFYLEAQYTTGCTSTAKITIRTRTLPESVGSIRVLLEGAYRNGVGSMTTTLNQQGLLPGQTPVNPLATRTPAGQPYAGAPWYYMGNETVATYDPSVTDWVLVSLRTDPANPATTVFKAAALLQNDGLVPSIQGCPSRLKEYTDYYVAVEHRNHLPIVAATPTLFVNGGFFYDFGINQSYIPANAPAIGQKWQDTRYMMYAGDIVKGASAEINANDMTVWIQTNGTFGKYLAGDINLDGEVNALDRILWTINNGLFSGVRF; encoded by the coding sequence ATGCTAGTTGTCAGGAAAACTATTTTGTGGGGTTTGCTATTGCTGGTGAGCAGTGTATATGCGCAATATCCGCTATTGCTGAAAGATATTAACCTTCAGGCAGACCCGCTTGCTACCTCTGCCACCTTGGGAAGCGACCCGCGCTTTCTTACCAATCACAATGGAATACTTTATTTTACCGCCAAACAAAACGGCTCGACCGTGGGGCTGTGGAAATCATCGGGACGAAATGCTACTACTGCCAAAGTCTTGGATTTGCCAGGCACTGCCTATTCTCTCACGAGTGTGGGAACTTCATTGTATTTTGTAGCTGACCAAACAGGTTATGGTTACGAACTTTGGAAATCAAACGGCACAGCCGCGGGTACGATTCGCGTGAAGGACATCAACGATGGGCCGCTGGGGAGTATGCCAAGTGGTTTGACCAATGTGAACGGAACGCTTTATTTTGTGGCAACTACCGCAGGGACAGGAAGTGAACTCTGGAAGTCGGGGGGAACAGATGCTACCACGGTCATTGTCAGAGACATTGTGACGGGGGCAGGAAGCTCGAACCCTCAACAACTGACCAACGTTAACGGAACACTCTATTTTGTGGCAAACGATGGCGTGAATGGGTACGAGCTTTGGAAAACCAACGGCACGGCGGCAGGAACTACTTTGGTCAAAGATATTAACGCAGGAATAGCAAGCTCGAATCCTCAGTACCTCACCAACGTGAACGGAACGCTGTATTTTACGGCAACCAATGGCACTAACGGCTTTGAATTGTGGAAGTCGGACGGGACGGCTGCGGGGACGGTACAGGTACGGGATATTTGGAGTGGGTCGATGAGTGGAATGCCACATTATTTGACTGTACTCAACGGTACGCTATATTTTGCGGCCAACGATGGACAAACGGGAATAGAACTCTGGAAGTCGAACGGGACGGCAGCGGGGACAGTTCTTGCCGTAGATATTCAAACAGGCAGTGGAAGCAGTGACCCTCGAAACCTCAAAGCGCTCAACGGGCTGCTCTATTTTTCGGCCACCAACGGAGAGGCAGGACAAGAGCTTTGGCGCTCGGACGGCACAGCGGCTGGGACAAAAATGGTGAAGAACATTCGCGTCGGTGGAGAAGGTTCTAACAGTACACCGTCGATGTTTAACCTCCGAAAAGGCATTGTGTATTTTACCGCTTACGATGATTTTGCGGGAAGAGAACTTTGGCAAACCGATGGTACCGAAACGGCCACCAATGTATTGGAGTTATATTCGGGAACAACTGGAAGTGGAATAAGCAACCTTACCGTACTGGGTGATACCCTGTTTTTTACGGCAGATGATGGCAAAAAAGGGAGTGAAATCTGGAAAATAGAAGCCTGTATGCCGCTGCGAATGGCATCGGATACTACAATTTGTCACACAGGGCCGTTGTCATTGCCTGCCCAAGTCGCAAACTATGGCAGCTTTACTACACCAATTTGGCGAAAAGGCTCATACGATGGCCCGATTGTGACGAACCCTACTAACGTGCGATTGGACAGCACTGTCACCACGTTTTATCTTGAAGCACAATACACAACGGGTTGTACAAGTACAGCTAAAATTACCATTCGGACTAGAACCCTACCCGAGAGTGTCGGGAGTATTCGGGTGTTGTTGGAAGGAGCTTATCGGAATGGCGTAGGTTCGATGACAACGACCCTCAACCAGCAGGGGTTACTGCCAGGACAAACGCCCGTAAATCCACTTGCCACTAGAACGCCAGCGGGACAACCATACGCGGGTGCGCCCTGGTATTATATGGGCAACGAAACGGTAGCTACTTATGACCCGTCGGTTACAGATTGGGTATTGGTTTCGCTACGAACCGATCCTGCCAATCCTGCTACGACGGTTTTTAAAGCGGCCGCCTTACTTCAAAATGATGGCTTAGTGCCTAGTATTCAAGGATGCCCGAGTCGATTAAAGGAATACACGGATTATTACGTGGCGGTCGAACACCGTAATCACCTGCCGATTGTGGCGGCCACTCCTACGCTTTTTGTAAACGGAGGGTTTTTCTATGATTTTGGTATTAATCAATCCTACATTCCTGCCAATGCCCCAGCAATTGGGCAAAAGTGGCAGGATACCCGCTACATGATGTATGCAGGCGATATCGTCAAGGGTGCAAGTGCAGAAATAAACGCAAATGATATGACAGTTTGGATACAGACCAATGGTACGTTTGGGAAATATTTGGCAGGAGACATTAACCTCGACGGCGAAGTGAATGCACTTGACAGGATTTTGTGGACAATTAATAACGGTTTGTTTTCGGGGGTAAGGTTTTAA
- a CDS encoding sensor histidine kinase → MKRRTLIPSRWFFLAVLSLVGGYIGWLLTESLQAQFGENGQGRSGFFTFLLSYVLLVGIVLVLAWLNFRGPFRWWLLTDKKWTYWTWLLLLTWLTFEGLQFRKGYEQEFVDENVLVTLVFVGIVIGFGYVADAFRVRREQLVLRQQKTEAELRALKSQINPHFLFNALNTIYNEADAAHNETVAELVQQLAGIMRFTLQETQKDFTTVEREIAFLEKYLALQQARLPKREGLRIETQLDYDGRPARIAPLLLIPFVENAFQYGISLQQESFIELKLEVEEGELVFQIRNSISPQAAQKQGHGTGIKNVKQRLEFIYPSRYQLSAEVNASVFEVLLRIQLEEK, encoded by the coding sequence ATGAAACGCCGCACACTGATACCTAGTCGATGGTTCTTCCTTGCCGTACTGTCCCTCGTTGGTGGGTACATTGGCTGGTTATTGACCGAAAGTTTACAAGCACAATTCGGGGAAAATGGGCAAGGAAGAAGCGGGTTTTTTACCTTTCTGTTGAGTTATGTGCTTTTGGTAGGGATTGTGTTGGTATTAGCTTGGCTCAATTTTCGGGGGCCGTTTCGTTGGTGGCTGCTTACGGATAAAAAATGGACGTACTGGACGTGGCTGCTGCTGCTAACGTGGCTGACCTTTGAAGGATTGCAGTTTCGGAAAGGTTACGAGCAAGAATTTGTGGACGAAAACGTCCTCGTCACCTTGGTGTTTGTGGGAATAGTGATTGGATTTGGGTACGTGGCCGACGCGTTTCGGGTACGGCGGGAGCAGTTGGTGCTTCGTCAACAAAAAACTGAAGCCGAACTTCGGGCGTTGAAATCGCAAATCAATCCGCACTTTTTGTTCAATGCCCTCAACACAATTTACAACGAAGCCGATGCCGCCCACAACGAAACGGTGGCGGAGTTGGTGCAGCAATTGGCGGGTATCATGCGCTTTACGCTTCAAGAAACCCAAAAAGATTTTACGACCGTCGAGCGTGAAATTGCATTTTTGGAAAAATACTTGGCGCTCCAGCAAGCACGCCTTCCCAAGCGCGAAGGGCTACGAATTGAAACCCAGTTGGACTACGACGGGCGGCCTGCCCGCATCGCTCCGTTGTTATTGATTCCCTTTGTTGAGAATGCGTTTCAGTACGGTATTAGTTTGCAACAAGAGAGTTTTATTGAGCTGAAACTAGAGGTGGAAGAAGGGGAGCTTGTGTTTCAGATTCGAAATAGTATTTCACCCCAAGCAGCGCAGAAACAAGGCCACGGAACGGGGATAAAGAATGTGAAGCAACGCCTAGAATTTATTTACCCAAGCCGTTACCAGTTGTCTGCGGAAGTAAATGCGAGTGTGTTTGAGGTATTGTTACGGATACAACTGGAAGAAAAATAA
- a CDS encoding DUF6169 family protein, with protein MQQEELSSPNQKYDFQFLNGEENTYSFQTRNEFVYEVLFRPTPYLFGESSLYADLVYELIIRVARNNSVKPSPPFDPLVAPTIAEIFTDFYLKTPLTIAIYICDSSDNRQHMRQAKFNRWFEYFDKDDFTKLDDVIRDSEGNRYPVSLIVKYNNPHRKAIFLAFLELIEGYNHEK; from the coding sequence ATGCAGCAAGAGGAGTTATCATCCCCGAACCAAAAGTATGATTTTCAGTTCCTGAATGGAGAAGAAAATACCTATTCTTTTCAAACACGAAATGAGTTTGTGTATGAAGTTCTTTTTCGACCAACCCCTTACCTTTTTGGGGAGAGTTCGTTGTATGCTGATTTAGTGTATGAATTGATTATTCGAGTGGCGCGTAATAATTCTGTCAAACCCAGCCCGCCTTTTGACCCACTTGTAGCTCCGACCATAGCCGAAATATTTACGGATTTTTATCTTAAAACTCCCCTTACCATCGCCATCTACATTTGCGATTCCTCAGATAACCGTCAGCATATGCGCCAAGCAAAGTTTAATCGTTGGTTTGAGTATTTTGATAAAGATGACTTTACAAAATTGGATGATGTGATTCGAGATTCGGAAGGTAACAGGTATCCTGTTTCGTTGATAGTAAAATACAATAATCCACACCGTAAAGCAATTTTTTTGGCATTTTTGGAATTGATAGAAGGTTACAATCACGAAAAATAA
- a CDS encoding LytTR family DNA-binding domain-containing protein, whose protein sequence is MIAIALDDEPAALQILQRHAEKVPFVELKHAFESAAEALRYLHQHPVDLLFLDVQMPDMLGTDFARLLKNTTTKIIFVTAHADYAVEGFELQALDYLLKPVEFGRFLQACNRALGQQAKQTGEASSLFVKDGYDWVRVNVDEILYIQSDTNLLFIHERTRKVTTRMTLGEMMAQLPTEKFLRIHKSYIVALKAIQKLERHQVTVGSVAIPLAGTYKTELEERLLR, encoded by the coding sequence ATGATTGCTATAGCGCTTGACGACGAACCTGCGGCTTTGCAAATCTTGCAGCGACACGCGGAGAAAGTCCCTTTTGTGGAATTAAAACACGCTTTTGAAAGCGCAGCCGAGGCGTTGCGGTACCTGCACCAACATCCTGTCGATTTGCTCTTTTTGGACGTACAAATGCCCGATATGTTGGGTACTGATTTTGCACGACTTCTCAAAAACACGACTACAAAAATCATTTTTGTGACTGCCCACGCCGATTATGCCGTTGAAGGGTTTGAATTACAAGCGCTTGATTACCTGCTCAAACCCGTAGAATTTGGCCGTTTTCTCCAAGCTTGCAACCGCGCTTTGGGGCAGCAAGCCAAGCAGACGGGCGAGGCATCGAGTTTGTTTGTGAAAGACGGCTACGATTGGGTGCGGGTCAACGTGGACGAAATTTTATACATTCAATCTGACACCAACCTGCTCTTTATCCACGAGCGCACCCGCAAAGTCACGACCCGCATGACCCTTGGTGAAATGATGGCACAATTGCCTACCGAGAAGTTTTTGCGCATCCACAAATCGTACATTGTTGCTTTGAAAGCCATTCAAAAACTAGAACGCCACCAAGTAACGGTTGGGAGTGTAGCGATTCCGTTGGCAGGAACCTACAAAACCGAATTAGAAGAACGGCTATTGAGGTGA
- a CDS encoding DUF433 domain-containing protein, with amino-acid sequence MKISEIITIDPEILGGAPVFAGSRVPVWSLFVHLEKGVSLEEFLEDFPSVKHEYAVALLEIVQQTFSSEQMLRHFYESAA; translated from the coding sequence AATCATCACCATAGACCCTGAAATTTTAGGCGGAGCCCCCGTTTTTGCAGGCTCCCGTGTGCCCGTCTGGTCCTTATTTGTGCATTTAGAAAAGGGGGTGTCGTTGGAAGAATTCCTTGAAGATTTCCCCTCCGTCAAGCATGAATATGCTGTGGCTTTACTTGAAATAGTGCAACAAACATTCTCTTCAGAACAAATGCTACGCCATTTTTATGAAAGTGCTGCTTGA